The DNA sequence CGGCGCTGCCCGGTAGCAGCGCGCACGGTGCCCAGTTCGCCTCCGAGGCGGTCGCCGCGGGGGCGACAGCCGTGCTCACCGACACCGCGGGAGCCCAGCTGTTGGCGGATCAGGGTCTAGATATCGCGGTGTTGGTCCATCCCATCCCGCGCGCGGTACTCGGTCAGCTCGCCGCGACGGTTTACGGAGATCCGTCGCGGCAGGTGCAGGTAGTGGGCGTTACCGGAACATCCGGGAAGACCACGACCACCTACTTGGTCGAGGCGGGCCTGCGGGCCGCGGGCAGACGCGTCGGTCTCATCGGCACCGTCGGGGTGCGGATCGACGGCGAAGATGTCCCCAGTGCCCTGACCACTCCGGAGGCGCCGGCTCTGCAGGAGTTGTTGGCCGAAATGGTGCAGCGTGGTGTGGACACCGTGGTCATGGAGGTGTCCAGCCACGCGCTGGCGCTTAACCGGGTGGACGGCACTCGCTTCGCGGTGGGGGCGTTTACAAATCTTTCGCGAGATCACCTCGATTTCCACCCCAATATGGAGGACTATTTCGCTACTAAAGCCAGGCTGTTTCAGCGTGATTCACCGCAGCGGGCGCGGCATTCGGTCATCTGTGTCGATGATGACGCCGGGCGCGCCATGGCCGAGCTGGCGCGCGCGGCGGGCCCCGAAGTGGTCACGGTGAGCTCGCGAGCCGGTGCCGTCGGGGACTGGACCTGCTCGGACGTGGCGGTCGGCGACGACGGCGGTCAACGGTTTGTCGCGAAGGGTCCCGCGGGCAGCGCGCAACTCGCTATCGCACTACCGGGCCACTACAATGTGGCCAATTGCCTTGTGGCCGTTGCAATCATGGAATTGCTCGGGGTGTCGGCGGCGACCGCCGCGCCAGGGATCGCGATCGCCGGAGTGCCGGGGCGCATGGAGTCGGTGGTTGCCGGCCAGCCGTTCCTGGCCGTCGTCGACTATGCCCACAAGCCCGGCGCGCTGCGCGCGGTCCTGGAGAGCCTGCGCAGCCACCGCGAGGGTCGGCTGGCGGTGGTGTTCGGTGCGGGCGGCAACCGCGACCGTGGGAAGCGCGCCGACATGGGGCAGGTAGCCGCGGAGCTGGCCGATCTGGTGGTGGTCACCGACGACAACCCCCGAGACGAGGATCCGGCGGCGATCCGCGCCGAGATCATCTCCGGGATAGCCGGTTCGGATGTCGAGGTAGTCGAGATGGGTGACCGACGGGCCGCCATAGACGTCGCCACCGGATGGGCACGACCGGGGGACACCGTCCTGATCGCGGGCAAGGGGCATGAGAGCGGTCAGCGTGTCGGTCCGGTTTCCGTCCCGTTCGACGACCGGGTGGAGTTGCGTTCCGCGCTGGAAGGCTTGGAGAGCTCGAAAAGACGCGGGAGCCTGAATGATTGAGATGACTGTCGCCGAGATCGCCGAGGTCGTCGGTGGGCGTCTCGACGGAATCGGTGTCGATGAGGCCCGGAACACGACGGTTACCGGCACCGTCGAATTCGACTCGCGTCATGTGGGGCCAGGTGGACTGTTCCTGGCCCTGCCGGGTGCCCGGGTCGATGGTCACGATCATGCCGAAGGTGCCGTCGCGGCCGGTGCCGTCGCGGTGCTGGCGGCCAGGCCGGTGGGTGTGCCAGCCATTGTGGTGTCACCCACCGGCGTCGCGCGCACGGAAGTGTCTGCACTGGAACATGATTTGGACGGATCGGGTGCCGCGGTGCTGGCCGCGACCGCCGCGCTGGCAGCCGAGGTGGCCCGACGGCTCACGCGGCGAGGGCTGCGCATCGTCGGTGTCACCGGCTCGTCGGGAAAGACGTCGACAAAGGACCTCATCGCCGCGGTGCTCAACCCGCTCGGTGAGGTGGTGGCTCCTCCCGGATCCTTCAACAACGAGCTTGGTCACCCCTGGACCGTCCTGCGGGCCAGTGAATCGACCAAGTTCCTGGTGTTGGAGCTGTCAGCCCGCCGTCCCGGAAACATCGCGGACCTCGCGGCCATCGCGCCGCCATCGATCGGTGTCGTGCTCAATGTCGGCACGGCACATCTGGGCGAGTTCGGCTCGCGACAGGCCATTGCCGATACCAAGGGTGAACTGCCGCAGTCGCTTTCGAATGACGGTGTCGCAGTGCTGAATGCCGATGATTCCGCGGTGGCCGCGATGGCCGCCAAGACGCAGGCGCGGGTGGTGCGCACCAGCGTGCACAACACCGCTGATATCTGGGCGACCGAGGTGAGCGTCGACGATCTGGCGCGTGCCCGCTTCACCCTGCATGCCGGTGACGCGGTCGTACCGGTTCGGCTGGCTGTGCACGGTGAGCATCAGGTGAGCAACGCGTTGGCCGCTGCCGCGGTCGCGCTGGAATGCGGCGCCACCCTCGCGCAGGTTGCCGACGCTCTCGCCGGGGCGGGGCCGGTGTCGCGGCGCAGGATGGAGGTCAGTACCCGAGATGATGGGGTCACCGTCATCAACGATGCTTATAACGCCAACCCGGATTCGATGATGGCCGGGCTGAAAGCCCTGGTCTCCATGGCTCGCCATGGGCGAGAATCCCGCCGTAGCTGGGCGGTGCTGGGGGAGATGGCCGAGCTGGGGCCCGACGCGATATCCGAGCATGACCGCATCGGACGGGCCGCGGTGCGCTTAGATGTCAGTCGATTGGTAGTCGTCGGAACCGGGAGGTCGCAGCGGGCAATGCATGCGGGTGCAGTGATGGAGGGGTCGTGGGGGTCCGAGGCGGTGCTGGTGGACGATCCTGCGGCAGCCGCCACGCTGCTGGCCGACGAGCTGGCCGCGGGCGATGTGGTGCTGGTCAAGGCATCGCGATCGGCCGGGCTATGGGTTGTAGCCGATGAGCTGCTGAAGGCAGGTGACGCATGAGGCAGATCATCATCGCGGCCGGGATCGCGATCCTGGTCTCGATCATGCTTACCCCGGTGCTCATTCGGGTGTTCTCGCGCCAGGGCTTCGGCCAGGAGATCCGGGACGACGGCCCGCAGCATCATCAGAAGAAGCGCGGTACTCCGTCCATGGGCGGCGTCGCGATCCTGGCCGGTATGTGGGCCGGGTACTTCGGGTCACACCTGGTCGGCATCGCGTTCGGATCCGATGGCCCCTCGGCGTCGGGGCTGCTGGTGCTCGCGCTGGCCACCATGCTTGGTGGCGTCGGATTCATCGACGACTTCATCAAGATTCGCAAGGCACGCAACCTCGGTCTGAACAAAACCTCCAAGACGGTCGGCCAGATCTTGTCGGCGCTCGTCTTCGGCGTGCTGGTGTTGCAGTTCCGCAACACCGACGGGTTGACGCCCGGTAGTCCGCAGCTCTCCTACGTGCGCGAGATCGCCACCGTCGCCATGCCCGCCGCGGTCTTCGTGCTCTTCTGCGTGATCCTGGTGATGTCGTGGTCCAACGCCGTCAACTTCACCGACGGCCTGGACGGGCTGGCCGGCGGATGTATGGCCATGGTGACCGGCGCGTACGTCATCGTGACCTTCTGGCAGTACCGCAACGCCTGCTCCACCCATCCCGGCGTCGCTTGCTACAACGTGCGCGATCCGCTGGACCTGGCGGTGATCGCCGCGGCAACGGCGGGCGCGTGTATCGGGTTCCTGTGGTGGAATGCCGCACCCGCCAAGATCTTCATGGGGGACACCGGATCGCTGGCCCTGGGCGGCATCATCGCGGGCCTGTCGGTCACCACCCGGACCGAGCTGCTCGCGGTGGTGCTGGGCGCGCTGTTCGTGGCCGAGATCGTGTCGGTGGTCCTGCAGATCGCCGCATTCCGCACCACCGGCCGCAGAGTGTTCCGCATGGCGCCGTTCCATCATCATTTCGAGCTGCTGGGCTGGGCGGAAACGACCGTCATCATCCGGTTCTGGCTCTTGACGGCCATCGCCTGCGGGTTGGGATTGGCCCTGTTCTACGGCGAGTGGCTCGCCACGATCGGTGACTAACCGGCCATGACCGCTTCTGATGTGACGGAACTGGCCAGCGGGGCAAGAGTTCTGGTCTGCGGTGCGCGTGTCACCGGAGATGCGGTGGTGGCCGCACTGGCCGGATTCGATCTCCTCATCACCGTCTGCGACGACAACGAGGAAGCTCTGCAGCGTCATCGCGAAGCAGGGCGTGGGGCGCTCACCACCGCCGAGGCGCAGCGCCGCATGGCCGATCAGGACCTGGTGATCGTCAGCCCCGGCTTCGGTCCATCCTCACCTGTCGTGCTGGCAGCTGTTCAGGCCGGGTTGCCCATCTGGGGCGACGTCGAATTGGCTTGGCGCTTGGACGCTTCCGGTCGGTACGGACCGCCCAAACGGTGGTTGGTGGTCACGGGAACCAATGGAAAGACCACGACCACGGCCATGGTCCACGACATGTTGATCGCAGCGGGGCGCACCAGTGCGCTGTGCGGGAACATCGGAGACCCGGTCTTGAACGTTTTGGATCGCGATGTGGACTATCTCGCTGTCGAGCTGTCGAGCTTTCAATTGCATTGGGCACCGTCGGTGCGCCCGGCGGCCGGTGTGGTGCTCAATGTGGCCGAGGATCACCTCGACTGGCACGGAGGAATGGACGGGTACACCCGGGACAAGGCGCGAGCACTCACTGGTGAGGTCGCGGTCGTCGGCTTGGACGACGCGGTGGCCGCCGGGCTGCTCTCCGGCTCGCCGGCGCCGACCAAGGCGGGATTCCGCACCGGTGACCCCGCGCCCGGAGAGCTCGGCGTGCACGACGGCCGGCTGGTGGACCGGGCATTCGGGACCAATGTGTCGTTGATCGAGGTGTCGA is a window from the Mycobacteroides salmoniphilum genome containing:
- the murD gene encoding UDP-N-acetylmuramoyl-L-alanine--D-glutamate ligase; translation: MTASDVTELASGARVLVCGARVTGDAVVAALAGFDLLITVCDDNEEALQRHREAGRGALTTAEAQRRMADQDLVIVSPGFGPSSPVVLAAVQAGLPIWGDVELAWRLDASGRYGPPKRWLVVTGTNGKTTTTAMVHDMLIAAGRTSALCGNIGDPVLNVLDRDVDYLAVELSSFQLHWAPSVRPAAGVVLNVAEDHLDWHGGMDGYTRDKARALTGEVAVVGLDDAVAAGLLSGSPAPTKAGFRTGDPAPGELGVHDGRLVDRAFGTNVSLIEVSRLPVAGPIGVLNALAAAALARAVGVPAEAVARALGAFQVGRHRAELVARRHGVSYVDDSKATNPHAAAASIAAYRRVIWIAGGLLKGAAVDDLVRGCADRLGAVVLIGTDRGLIAEALARHAPDVPVVAVVTREDAGVQEANVVHVTDEADGGGADLGTRVMSAAVRHASTVAQPGDTVLLAPAGASFDQFSGYSERGDRFAAAVHALTG
- a CDS encoding UDP-N-acetylmuramoyl-L-alanyl-D-glutamate--2,6-diaminopimelate ligase; this encodes MAASGTHRFLPRTRRHPVVDLAAMISAELRGPSADATVTGVTLRAQDARAGDLFAALPGSSAHGAQFASEAVAAGATAVLTDTAGAQLLADQGLDIAVLVHPIPRAVLGQLAATVYGDPSRQVQVVGVTGTSGKTTTTYLVEAGLRAAGRRVGLIGTVGVRIDGEDVPSALTTPEAPALQELLAEMVQRGVDTVVMEVSSHALALNRVDGTRFAVGAFTNLSRDHLDFHPNMEDYFATKARLFQRDSPQRARHSVICVDDDAGRAMAELARAAGPEVVTVSSRAGAVGDWTCSDVAVGDDGGQRFVAKGPAGSAQLAIALPGHYNVANCLVAVAIMELLGVSAATAAPGIAIAGVPGRMESVVAGQPFLAVVDYAHKPGALRAVLESLRSHREGRLAVVFGAGGNRDRGKRADMGQVAAELADLVVVTDDNPRDEDPAAIRAEIISGIAGSDVEVVEMGDRRAAIDVATGWARPGDTVLIAGKGHESGQRVGPVSVPFDDRVELRSALEGLESSKRRGSLND
- the mraY gene encoding phospho-N-acetylmuramoyl-pentapeptide-transferase, with the protein product MRQIIIAAGIAILVSIMLTPVLIRVFSRQGFGQEIRDDGPQHHQKKRGTPSMGGVAILAGMWAGYFGSHLVGIAFGSDGPSASGLLVLALATMLGGVGFIDDFIKIRKARNLGLNKTSKTVGQILSALVFGVLVLQFRNTDGLTPGSPQLSYVREIATVAMPAAVFVLFCVILVMSWSNAVNFTDGLDGLAGGCMAMVTGAYVIVTFWQYRNACSTHPGVACYNVRDPLDLAVIAAATAGACIGFLWWNAAPAKIFMGDTGSLALGGIIAGLSVTTRTELLAVVLGALFVAEIVSVVLQIAAFRTTGRRVFRMAPFHHHFELLGWAETTVIIRFWLLTAIACGLGLALFYGEWLATIGD
- a CDS encoding UDP-N-acetylmuramoyl-tripeptide--D-alanyl-D-alanine ligase, with translation MIEMTVAEIAEVVGGRLDGIGVDEARNTTVTGTVEFDSRHVGPGGLFLALPGARVDGHDHAEGAVAAGAVAVLAARPVGVPAIVVSPTGVARTEVSALEHDLDGSGAAVLAATAALAAEVARRLTRRGLRIVGVTGSSGKTSTKDLIAAVLNPLGEVVAPPGSFNNELGHPWTVLRASESTKFLVLELSARRPGNIADLAAIAPPSIGVVLNVGTAHLGEFGSRQAIADTKGELPQSLSNDGVAVLNADDSAVAAMAAKTQARVVRTSVHNTADIWATEVSVDDLARARFTLHAGDAVVPVRLAVHGEHQVSNALAAAAVALECGATLAQVADALAGAGPVSRRRMEVSTRDDGVTVINDAYNANPDSMMAGLKALVSMARHGRESRRSWAVLGEMAELGPDAISEHDRIGRAAVRLDVSRLVVVGTGRSQRAMHAGAVMEGSWGSEAVLVDDPAAAATLLADELAAGDVVLVKASRSAGLWVVADELLKAGDA